Proteins from a single region of Harmonia axyridis chromosome 4, icHarAxyr1.1, whole genome shotgun sequence:
- the LOC123677493 gene encoding zinc finger protein 271-like isoform X1: protein MTETYENDQSSKLSLCRLCANTNQNGTCIFSEEAEQNLSNLINKYLPLKVENDGKYPDKICPGCEIQLEATKLFFDLIIEGQNQLKSIFDSKNTQTIQLANLQNISGTLQVQSVETGENYFIQIMENTLTDGPLYTADHEILANMNILKKEKKKRGRPRKQLIDKKEEIINSLKNEEDGLKTDNSNNECLDDGKRQRKVPARFSETVQGKELDDILRKEGIEEEEIGSETSVKLDTEVIGRVENQNGEELEEEVIVTRVLNGNRFKRSATIPRRKRRRKFKCDKCSEEFKNYPRLRMHVEKVHLIVESNEMNDTDKLPDIEKSQAKNEYEDDSSRTLLGTCINSEFEATNDNTKDASDGNKQSLSCEQCNDLFNSEEDLIVHLESSHQNGKRFKCPECNRAFSYAKTFEMHLQRHKKGIFSCEVCLKKFNHASSLIYHRNAEHNNGKRFVCSKCNKTFKHRQLLHRHQLVHTEERPYKCNLCSSAFKTKTNLISHNYIHTGEKNYICSRCGQSFAHKTSLNLHMRWHLGEKPFTCEICDKRFSQKGNLMEHLRIHTGEKPFCCEICGRNFTTSSQLKLHTKRHTGERPWKCEYCPKTFLHKDSWKEHSRRHLNEKPFKCEICDKAFTTMYCLKKHMRFHTGEKPHSCNICLKGFSDLSNLTKHKRVHEQKSMDNTSQNMTLLNTDADNLLYVYYETPKDQNMEVPMVDLEQAQSEVVISSGQDVLDFKGDCMHIQQLIDQEGNPLSLNTQDGQQINVVTSITNGQEKLQGLLPDGTLVALDLQDSKVENMKRLVEHVEEEPNVSHLLLDGNMTFLNDQLDKPGNDILVSEQSNICFVTYDPNA, encoded by the exons ATGACAGAAACTTATGAGAATGATCAATCATCCAAGTTATCTTTATGTCGACTTTGTGCTAATACCAATCAAAATGGAACTTGCATTTTCTCAGAAGAGGCGGAACAAAATTTAAGCAACTTAATTAATAAATATCTTCCCTTGAAG GTAGAAAATGATGGAAAATATCCAGATAAAATATGCCCTGGATGTGAAATCCAATTGGAGgcaacaaaattattttttgatctcATTATTGAGGGACAGAACCAGTTGAAGTCAATATTTGATAGTAAAAATACCCAAACCATACAATTGGCAAATCTTCAAAATATATCAGGAACTTTACAAGTGCAGTCTGTTGAAACTGGAGAGAACTATTTCATTCAGA ttATGGAGAATACATTAACTGATGGTCCTCTGTATACTGCTGACCATGAAATACTGGCAAAtatgaatatattgaaaaaggaaaagaaaaaaCGTGGAAGGCCGAGAAAACAACTAATagataaaaaagaagaaataattaattcattgaaaaatgaggAAGATGGTCTGAAAActgataatagtaataatgaaTGTCTGGATGATGGAAAAAGGCAACGTAAAGTACCTGCCAGGTTTTCAGAAACAGTACAG GGGAAAGAGTTAGATGATATTTTACGAAAAGAAGGTATAGAAGAGGAGGAAATAGGCTCAGAGACTTCAGTAAAATTAGACACAGAAGTTATAGGAAGAGTGGAAAATCAAAATGGGGAAGAGTTGGAAGAGGAGGTAATAGTTACAAGGGTTTTGAATGGAAATAGATTCAAAAGAAGTG CTACTATCCCAAGGAGAAAACGacgaagaaaattcaaatgtgaTAAATGTTcggaagaattcaaaaattatccAAGACTGAGAATGCATGTAGAAAAAGTACATTTAATAGTTGAatcgaatgaaatgaatgacACTGATAAACTAcctgatattgaaaaatcacaaGCAAAAAATGAATATGAAGATGATTCATCTCGTACTCTATTGGGGACATGCATTAATTCAGAATTTGAAGCTACCAATGATAACACAAAAGATGCCTCTGATGGTAATAAGCAGTCTTTAAGTTGTGAACAATGTAATGATCTCTTCAATAGTGAGGAAGATTTGATTGTGCATTTGGAAAGTAGTCATCAAAATGGAAAACGTTTTAAATGTCCAGAATGCAATAGGGCCTTTTCATATGCGAAGACATTCGAAATGCATCTGCAAAGGCACAAAAAAGGAATATTTTCTTGTGag GTGTgtctgaaaaaattcaatcatgcAAGCAGCCTAATTTATCATCGCAATGCAGAACATAATAACGGAAAACGGTTTGTCTGTAGTAAATGCAacaaaacattcaaacatcGTCAGCTGTTGCATAGACACCAGTTGGTTCACACTGAAGAAAGACCATATAAATGTAATTTGTGCTCGTCAGCCTTCAAAACAAAGACAAACCTGATTAGCCATAATTACATACATACAGGAGAAAAGAATTATATTTGCTCCAGATGCGGTCAAAGTTTTGCTCATAAAACATCCTTAAATCTTCACATGAGATGGCATCTCGGAGAGAAACCTTTCACTTGTGAGATATGTGACAAGAGATTTTCCCAGAAGGGCAATTTGATGGAGCATTTGAGAATACATACAG GTGAAAAACCTTTCTGTTGTGAGATTTGTGGTCGAAACTTCACCACGTCCTCTCAGTTGAAATTGCACACCAAACGGCATACGGGAGAGCGACCCTGGAAGTGTGAATACTGCCCTAAAACGTTTTTGCATAAGGATAGTTGGAAGGAGCATTCGCGGAGGCATTTAAATGAGAAGCCATTCAAATGTGAAATATGTGATAAAGCATTCACCACTATGTATTGTCTGAAGAAGCACATGAGATTCCATACTGGTGAGAAGCCACACTCTTGTAATATTTGTCTGAAAG GATTTTCTGATCTTTCAAACCTTACCAAACATAAGAGAGTACATGAACAAAAATCAATGGACAATACAAGCCAAAATATGACTTTGCTCAATACGGATGCTGATAATTTGCTTTACGTCTATTATGAAACACCCAAAGATCAAAACATGGAAGTGCCCATGGTGGACTTGGAACAAGCTCAGTCAGAAGTAGTTATTAGCTCTGGTCAAGATGTCCTTGATTTTAAAGGAGATTGCATGCACATACAACAACTTATCGATCAAGAAGGCAATCCCTTAAGTTTGAACACACAAGATGGACAGCAGATAAATGTAGTGACCAGTATCACCAACGGTCAAGAAAAATTGCAAGGATTGTTACCAGATGGCACACTAGTTGCTCTAGATTTGCAGGATTCTAAAGTTGAAAATATGAAg AGGCTTGTCGAGCATGTTGAAGAAGAGCCCAACGTCTCGCATTTACTTTTAGATGGAAATATGACTTTTCTTAATGATCAACTTGACAAACCTGGAAATGATATACTTGTTTCAGAACAATCAAATATATGCTTTGTTACATATGATCCTAATGCATAA
- the LOC123677493 gene encoding zinc finger protein 37 homolog isoform X2 produces the protein MTETYENDQSSKLSLCRLCANTNQNGTCIFSEEAEQNLSNLINKYLPLKVENDGKYPDKICPGCEIQLEATKLFFDLIIEGQNQLKSIFDSKNTQTIQLANLQNISGTLQVQSVETGENYFIQIMENTLTDGPLYTADHEILANMNILKKEKKKRGRPRKQLIDKKEEIINSLKNEEDGLKTDNSNNECLDDGKRQRKVPARFSETVQGKELDDILRKEGIEEEEIGSETSVKLDTEVIGRVENQNGEELEEEVIVTRVLNGNRFKRSATIPRRKRRRKFKCDKCSEEFKNYPRLRMHVEKVHLIVESNEMNDTDKLPDIEKSQAKNEYEDDSSRTLLGTCINSEFEATNDNTKDASDGNKQSLSCEQCNDLFNSEEDLIVHLESSHQNGKRFKCPECNRAFSYAKTFEMHLQRHKKGIFSCEVCLKKFNHASSLIYHRNAEHNNGKRFVCSKCNKTFKHRQLLHRHQLVHTEERPYKCNLCSSAFKTKTNLISHNYIHTGEKNYICSRCGQSFAHKTSLNLHMRWHLGEKPFTCEICDKRFSQKGNLMEHLRIHTGEKPFCCEICGRNFTTSSQLKLHTKRHTGERPWKCEYCPKTFLHKDSWKEHSRRHLNEKPFKCEICDKAFTTMYCLKKHMRFHTGFSDLSNLTKHKRVHEQKSMDNTSQNMTLLNTDADNLLYVYYETPKDQNMEVPMVDLEQAQSEVVISSGQDVLDFKGDCMHIQQLIDQEGNPLSLNTQDGQQINVVTSITNGQEKLQGLLPDGTLVALDLQDSKVENMKRLVEHVEEEPNVSHLLLDGNMTFLNDQLDKPGNDILVSEQSNICFVTYDPNA, from the exons ATGACAGAAACTTATGAGAATGATCAATCATCCAAGTTATCTTTATGTCGACTTTGTGCTAATACCAATCAAAATGGAACTTGCATTTTCTCAGAAGAGGCGGAACAAAATTTAAGCAACTTAATTAATAAATATCTTCCCTTGAAG GTAGAAAATGATGGAAAATATCCAGATAAAATATGCCCTGGATGTGAAATCCAATTGGAGgcaacaaaattattttttgatctcATTATTGAGGGACAGAACCAGTTGAAGTCAATATTTGATAGTAAAAATACCCAAACCATACAATTGGCAAATCTTCAAAATATATCAGGAACTTTACAAGTGCAGTCTGTTGAAACTGGAGAGAACTATTTCATTCAGA ttATGGAGAATACATTAACTGATGGTCCTCTGTATACTGCTGACCATGAAATACTGGCAAAtatgaatatattgaaaaaggaaaagaaaaaaCGTGGAAGGCCGAGAAAACAACTAATagataaaaaagaagaaataattaattcattgaaaaatgaggAAGATGGTCTGAAAActgataatagtaataatgaaTGTCTGGATGATGGAAAAAGGCAACGTAAAGTACCTGCCAGGTTTTCAGAAACAGTACAG GGGAAAGAGTTAGATGATATTTTACGAAAAGAAGGTATAGAAGAGGAGGAAATAGGCTCAGAGACTTCAGTAAAATTAGACACAGAAGTTATAGGAAGAGTGGAAAATCAAAATGGGGAAGAGTTGGAAGAGGAGGTAATAGTTACAAGGGTTTTGAATGGAAATAGATTCAAAAGAAGTG CTACTATCCCAAGGAGAAAACGacgaagaaaattcaaatgtgaTAAATGTTcggaagaattcaaaaattatccAAGACTGAGAATGCATGTAGAAAAAGTACATTTAATAGTTGAatcgaatgaaatgaatgacACTGATAAACTAcctgatattgaaaaatcacaaGCAAAAAATGAATATGAAGATGATTCATCTCGTACTCTATTGGGGACATGCATTAATTCAGAATTTGAAGCTACCAATGATAACACAAAAGATGCCTCTGATGGTAATAAGCAGTCTTTAAGTTGTGAACAATGTAATGATCTCTTCAATAGTGAGGAAGATTTGATTGTGCATTTGGAAAGTAGTCATCAAAATGGAAAACGTTTTAAATGTCCAGAATGCAATAGGGCCTTTTCATATGCGAAGACATTCGAAATGCATCTGCAAAGGCACAAAAAAGGAATATTTTCTTGTGag GTGTgtctgaaaaaattcaatcatgcAAGCAGCCTAATTTATCATCGCAATGCAGAACATAATAACGGAAAACGGTTTGTCTGTAGTAAATGCAacaaaacattcaaacatcGTCAGCTGTTGCATAGACACCAGTTGGTTCACACTGAAGAAAGACCATATAAATGTAATTTGTGCTCGTCAGCCTTCAAAACAAAGACAAACCTGATTAGCCATAATTACATACATACAGGAGAAAAGAATTATATTTGCTCCAGATGCGGTCAAAGTTTTGCTCATAAAACATCCTTAAATCTTCACATGAGATGGCATCTCGGAGAGAAACCTTTCACTTGTGAGATATGTGACAAGAGATTTTCCCAGAAGGGCAATTTGATGGAGCATTTGAGAATACATACAG GTGAAAAACCTTTCTGTTGTGAGATTTGTGGTCGAAACTTCACCACGTCCTCTCAGTTGAAATTGCACACCAAACGGCATACGGGAGAGCGACCCTGGAAGTGTGAATACTGCCCTAAAACGTTTTTGCATAAGGATAGTTGGAAGGAGCATTCGCGGAGGCATTTAAATGAGAAGCCATTCAAATGTGAAATATGTGATAAAGCATTCACCACTATGTATTGTCTGAAGAAGCACATGAGATTCCATACTG GATTTTCTGATCTTTCAAACCTTACCAAACATAAGAGAGTACATGAACAAAAATCAATGGACAATACAAGCCAAAATATGACTTTGCTCAATACGGATGCTGATAATTTGCTTTACGTCTATTATGAAACACCCAAAGATCAAAACATGGAAGTGCCCATGGTGGACTTGGAACAAGCTCAGTCAGAAGTAGTTATTAGCTCTGGTCAAGATGTCCTTGATTTTAAAGGAGATTGCATGCACATACAACAACTTATCGATCAAGAAGGCAATCCCTTAAGTTTGAACACACAAGATGGACAGCAGATAAATGTAGTGACCAGTATCACCAACGGTCAAGAAAAATTGCAAGGATTGTTACCAGATGGCACACTAGTTGCTCTAGATTTGCAGGATTCTAAAGTTGAAAATATGAAg AGGCTTGTCGAGCATGTTGAAGAAGAGCCCAACGTCTCGCATTTACTTTTAGATGGAAATATGACTTTTCTTAATGATCAACTTGACAAACCTGGAAATGATATACTTGTTTCAGAACAATCAAATATATGCTTTGTTACATATGATCCTAATGCATAA
- the LOC123677493 gene encoding zinc finger protein 271-like isoform X3 yields MENTLTDGPLYTADHEILANMNILKKEKKKRGRPRKQLIDKKEEIINSLKNEEDGLKTDNSNNECLDDGKRQRKVPARFSETVQGKELDDILRKEGIEEEEIGSETSVKLDTEVIGRVENQNGEELEEEVIVTRVLNGNRFKRSATIPRRKRRRKFKCDKCSEEFKNYPRLRMHVEKVHLIVESNEMNDTDKLPDIEKSQAKNEYEDDSSRTLLGTCINSEFEATNDNTKDASDGNKQSLSCEQCNDLFNSEEDLIVHLESSHQNGKRFKCPECNRAFSYAKTFEMHLQRHKKGIFSCEVCLKKFNHASSLIYHRNAEHNNGKRFVCSKCNKTFKHRQLLHRHQLVHTEERPYKCNLCSSAFKTKTNLISHNYIHTGEKNYICSRCGQSFAHKTSLNLHMRWHLGEKPFTCEICDKRFSQKGNLMEHLRIHTGEKPFCCEICGRNFTTSSQLKLHTKRHTGERPWKCEYCPKTFLHKDSWKEHSRRHLNEKPFKCEICDKAFTTMYCLKKHMRFHTGEKPHSCNICLKGFSDLSNLTKHKRVHEQKSMDNTSQNMTLLNTDADNLLYVYYETPKDQNMEVPMVDLEQAQSEVVISSGQDVLDFKGDCMHIQQLIDQEGNPLSLNTQDGQQINVVTSITNGQEKLQGLLPDGTLVALDLQDSKVENMKRLVEHVEEEPNVSHLLLDGNMTFLNDQLDKPGNDILVSEQSNICFVTYDPNA; encoded by the exons ATGGAGAATACATTAACTGATGGTCCTCTGTATACTGCTGACCATGAAATACTGGCAAAtatgaatatattgaaaaaggaaaagaaaaaaCGTGGAAGGCCGAGAAAACAACTAATagataaaaaagaagaaataattaattcattgaaaaatgaggAAGATGGTCTGAAAActgataatagtaataatgaaTGTCTGGATGATGGAAAAAGGCAACGTAAAGTACCTGCCAGGTTTTCAGAAACAGTACAG GGGAAAGAGTTAGATGATATTTTACGAAAAGAAGGTATAGAAGAGGAGGAAATAGGCTCAGAGACTTCAGTAAAATTAGACACAGAAGTTATAGGAAGAGTGGAAAATCAAAATGGGGAAGAGTTGGAAGAGGAGGTAATAGTTACAAGGGTTTTGAATGGAAATAGATTCAAAAGAAGTG CTACTATCCCAAGGAGAAAACGacgaagaaaattcaaatgtgaTAAATGTTcggaagaattcaaaaattatccAAGACTGAGAATGCATGTAGAAAAAGTACATTTAATAGTTGAatcgaatgaaatgaatgacACTGATAAACTAcctgatattgaaaaatcacaaGCAAAAAATGAATATGAAGATGATTCATCTCGTACTCTATTGGGGACATGCATTAATTCAGAATTTGAAGCTACCAATGATAACACAAAAGATGCCTCTGATGGTAATAAGCAGTCTTTAAGTTGTGAACAATGTAATGATCTCTTCAATAGTGAGGAAGATTTGATTGTGCATTTGGAAAGTAGTCATCAAAATGGAAAACGTTTTAAATGTCCAGAATGCAATAGGGCCTTTTCATATGCGAAGACATTCGAAATGCATCTGCAAAGGCACAAAAAAGGAATATTTTCTTGTGag GTGTgtctgaaaaaattcaatcatgcAAGCAGCCTAATTTATCATCGCAATGCAGAACATAATAACGGAAAACGGTTTGTCTGTAGTAAATGCAacaaaacattcaaacatcGTCAGCTGTTGCATAGACACCAGTTGGTTCACACTGAAGAAAGACCATATAAATGTAATTTGTGCTCGTCAGCCTTCAAAACAAAGACAAACCTGATTAGCCATAATTACATACATACAGGAGAAAAGAATTATATTTGCTCCAGATGCGGTCAAAGTTTTGCTCATAAAACATCCTTAAATCTTCACATGAGATGGCATCTCGGAGAGAAACCTTTCACTTGTGAGATATGTGACAAGAGATTTTCCCAGAAGGGCAATTTGATGGAGCATTTGAGAATACATACAG GTGAAAAACCTTTCTGTTGTGAGATTTGTGGTCGAAACTTCACCACGTCCTCTCAGTTGAAATTGCACACCAAACGGCATACGGGAGAGCGACCCTGGAAGTGTGAATACTGCCCTAAAACGTTTTTGCATAAGGATAGTTGGAAGGAGCATTCGCGGAGGCATTTAAATGAGAAGCCATTCAAATGTGAAATATGTGATAAAGCATTCACCACTATGTATTGTCTGAAGAAGCACATGAGATTCCATACTGGTGAGAAGCCACACTCTTGTAATATTTGTCTGAAAG GATTTTCTGATCTTTCAAACCTTACCAAACATAAGAGAGTACATGAACAAAAATCAATGGACAATACAAGCCAAAATATGACTTTGCTCAATACGGATGCTGATAATTTGCTTTACGTCTATTATGAAACACCCAAAGATCAAAACATGGAAGTGCCCATGGTGGACTTGGAACAAGCTCAGTCAGAAGTAGTTATTAGCTCTGGTCAAGATGTCCTTGATTTTAAAGGAGATTGCATGCACATACAACAACTTATCGATCAAGAAGGCAATCCCTTAAGTTTGAACACACAAGATGGACAGCAGATAAATGTAGTGACCAGTATCACCAACGGTCAAGAAAAATTGCAAGGATTGTTACCAGATGGCACACTAGTTGCTCTAGATTTGCAGGATTCTAAAGTTGAAAATATGAAg AGGCTTGTCGAGCATGTTGAAGAAGAGCCCAACGTCTCGCATTTACTTTTAGATGGAAATATGACTTTTCTTAATGATCAACTTGACAAACCTGGAAATGATATACTTGTTTCAGAACAATCAAATATATGCTTTGTTACATATGATCCTAATGCATAA
- the LOC123677495 gene encoding gamma-glutamylcyclotransferase-like → MTNTHDKFLYFAYGSNLLQQRIHIKNPSAERAGIAKLKNYRLDFNTYSNKWKGAVATITKKEGDHVWGALWTLNKEHMETLDKQESVPVYYTPVTVDVETSSGETKSCRVYIQTNNPEAIEKIEDLPHERQPSYAYLKTILEGAKESNLPIEYKKFLEKIPHNGYKGEVEIPVKLNNLN, encoded by the exons ATGACAAATACTCATGAcaagtttttatattttgctTATGGCAGCAATTTGCTTCAACAGAGGATTCATATTAAAAATCCAAGTGCTGAAAGGGCTGGTATTGCCAAGTTAAAAAACTATAGGTTAGATTTCAACACTTACTCCAATAAATGGAAAGGTGCCGTTGCGACAATTACGAAGAAAGAGGGCGATCATGTTTGGGGGGCTCTTTGGACATTGAATAAGGAACATATGGAAACTTTAG ATAAACAAGAAAGTGTTCCAGTTTACTACACCCCCGTAACAGTTGATGTAGAAACATCAAGTGGAGAAACCAAATCTTGCAGGGTGTACATTCAAACTAACAATCCAGAAGcaatagaaaaaattgaagatttaCCGCATGAGAGACAACCTTCTTATGCTTACCTCAAAACCATTTTGGAAGGGGCTAAAGAGTCCAATTTGCCAATTGAATACAagaaatttttagaaaaaattcccCATAATGGATACAAAGGAGAAGTTGAAATACCAGTTAAATTAAATAATCTTAATTAG
- the LOC123677496 gene encoding putative ankyrin repeat protein RF_0381 produces the protein MLYSERDSPENETVMEALLSGDEAKLRDLLNAFQDDIKPYKVCRNGTTLACAAVKTGRIDILKIIVGDSIQRCEESQSKKRLKKTESDLEFAIRDPTTFGCYYRTTSEFESTSNCQYIYLLNTLDNISQLDNFGKNALHYAVLSSDVEMVEYLLSSYRDLRGNQLDINNNSPLHLAVGKDNIEMVKLLLSFGSSVSSKDNEGKTPLHIASERGSTDMISILLNAEADVNALDYRGQSTLMLATIYNHSSAVELLIKRGAKVNYEDDQGFTALKRAVFIKDSKVTKILVENGARICESQNLVHFAVVYNQFEIVESLKHGGARLDTRDSIGKTPLMVAIEYRNLEMVKFLLELGANPNTINHLSKSTSLHMSIFYIKDAGIIETYIDLLLKYGANWYARSHFGFDALYYAFLHKNDPAAIHLIRIGMDVNFRNDEAFHDYLSSCMWHAKTIEPIKWLMYAGFDIKNYEMQNFEVRNESTPKTIKEKFLHSFLRKPLSLRFICRIQIRRIVKHEDLSKLPLQNVLHRFLRLETD, from the exons ATGCTTTATTCTGAGAGAGATTCACCAGAGAACGAGACTGTTATGGAAGCTTTATTGTCTGGAGATGAAGCAAAATTGAGGGATCTTTTGAATGCATTTCAAG ATGACATAAAGCCTTATAAAGTATGCAGAAATGGTACAACACTAGCATGTGCTGCTGTTAAAACTGGGCGAATAGATATTCTAAAAATCATTGTAGGAGACTCCATACAAAGATGTGAAGAATCACAATCTAAGAAACGTCTAAAAAAGACTGAATCTGATTTGGAGTTTGCTATAAGAGACCCAACGACCTTCGGATGTTACTACCGGACCACCTCTGAATTTGAAAGTACTTCAAATTGccagtatatttatttattgaacacaCTTGACAACATATCTCAACTAGATAACTTTGGCAAAAATGCTCTTCACTATGCCGTATTGTCAAGTGATGTTGAAATGGTAGAGTACCTTCTTTCATCTTATAGAGACCTACGGGGGAATCAATTGGATATCAATAACAATAGTCCATTGCATCTAGCTGTTGGAAAGGATAACATCGAAATGGTCAAACTATTACTCAGTTTTGGTTCTTCTGTTAGCTCAAAAGATAATGAGGGAAAAACTCCTCTTCATATTGCTTCTGAAAGAGGTTCTACTGATATGATTTCAATTCTACTAAATGCAGAAGCAGATGTTAATGCTTTGGATTACCGAGGTCAGAGTACATTGATGTTGGCAACAATTTATAATCATTCTTCTGCAGTAGAACTTCTGATCAAAAGAGGGGCAAAAGTCAATTATGAGGATGACCAAGGGTTCACAGCTCTCAAACGAGCAGTCTTTATAAAAGATTCGAAGGTTACCAAAATTCTTGTAGAAAATGGAGCTAGGATATGTGAAAGTCAAAATTTAGTACATTTTGCAGTTGTATACAACCAATTTGAAATTGTGGAAAGTCTAAAACATGGTGGGGCAAGATTAGATACCAGGGATTCTATTGGAAAGACGCCTCTTATGGTTGCAATCGAATATAGGAACTTGGAAATGGTTAAATTTCTTTTGGAGCTAG GTGCAAATCCTAATACCATCAATCATTTATCTAAATCAACATCGTTACATATGTCTATATTCTACATCAAAGATGCTGGTATTATTGAAACTTACATAGACCTTCTATTGAAGTATGGAGCAAATTGGTATGCACGAAGTCATTTTGGCTTTGATGCTCTTTATTATGCGTTCTTGCACAAAAATGATCCTGCTGCAATTCATTTAATAAGGATTGGTATGGATGTGAATTTCAGGAATGACGAAGCCTTTCATGATTATTTGTCTTCGTGCATGTGGCATGCCAAAACAATCGAGCCGATTAAGTGGCTGATGTACGCTGGTTTCGATATCAAAAATTATGAGATGCAAaattttgaggtgagaaatgaATCTACTCCAAAGactataaaggaaaaatttTTACACAGCTTCCTACGTAAACCTCTTTCATTGAGGTTTATATGCAGGATTCAAATAAGACGAATAGTAAAACATGAAGATCTTTCTAAATTACCCTTACAAAATGTACTCCATAGGTTTTTAAGATTAGAGACAGACTAA